taacacAAAGACACGCGCATGCATGAAGGTaatgttgtccaaggaataaaataaTATTATAAAAGCGATGACGTTAGTGAGCTACACGTTGCTAACCTTTGGGAAGGAAAAATGCAAAATACTTCATTTGAAGAGCACCActcaaaaagagaaacaaaaaccAAAGCTTGAGCTTTCTGTTTCTGCCTTCTGGTGGGAGACGGTAAAACTATGCCCTATGTGGCTTTAGGAGTAAATAACGGAATTGAATAACCGCCAGCATGATGTGGGGCGACAGATGCGTGCCGTTAAACGACTGGGCCACTGCTTCCGACTATAGAGCAATGATTTGCTCATGTTTATCGAGATGCCACGCGAATCTACAGGACCGTGTTTCAAAAATAGCTTTTGGCAGCAGTGTTACGCCACGTGTGCAACGTCGAGACTGCATTGATCGAAAGCTGGGTCTTCAGACTACTATACAATGACTACATACAGACCGCCCTATTTTAATCAGAGTGAACGTTCTTGCCACGAAAATCGAGTACAAGTTTTCGTCATTTCCTTAGGCTTACATGGCTGAATGTTTAACCTCTTTGGGAACAAAATCGCAGCTTTCCGAGCATAACCCCTCAATTTGTCTCTTGTAGCTTGTCATCTGGAACCTCTCTGTCACTCGCCTTTTTGAACGATTGACATTTACTTTCAATTATTCGCGCAAAACACGCTGCTTCCATTGAAAACACACTAGCTGGTAGGTGCCCAGAAGCGCTTTATATGTTGTATACGAGGTACCCTTAATGTGCTCCTTTAATTAGGCGATTCATCATGTTTATATTTCGGGTGAATATAATGCATAGTATGAATTACGTAGCCGGAcgggtaacccgccgtggttgctcagtggctatggtgttgggctgctgagaatgaggtcgcgggatcgaatcccgaccacggcggccgcatttcgatgcgggtgaaagcacccgtgtgcgTAGGTTTAGGTGCGCGGTGAAGAACCCCAGATcgtcgcaatttccggagtcctccactacggcgtgcctcataataagaaagtggtttcggcacgtaaaaccccataatttaacttctTGCCGGACGGACGATTTAAGCGGAGGTCAGTTACGCCATCTACTCCACATTACGCATGTAAGAGCTCCAGAGAGTTATAAGTGTATCTCACAAAAAAACTACATAGTATTTACATATCTGCAATGGTGGAACTGTCCGAGCCGCTCAGGTCAAATTTGGTGATAAAGGGCAGAGCATTGCGGACGGTGTGCGTGCAAAGTTCAATATACACTAAGGCGGGAATTGGGGCTATTTAGTACATAGATACACACACGTACACAACCCAATGAGTGTGGGCTTGTTACATGCTTGTCCCGTTTTTGTTGCTCCGGCACTTTAAAGAATTTAAAAGCATGCGAGGGGAGCATGGCATACGCGGGCTACATATGAAAGTAGGTGGTTTCATTACAGACAACTGAAATACAAAATGCAAGCTAAGAACCAAAAGTTTCGATGAAAATTGGGCTGTCATGTTGCAAAGCTGCACAAATGTGCTGTCTCTAATTTGGGTGCAGAATAATGGCGCACCATTTCACAGTCGTGTGTAGTAATGACGCGTACACCTTGCTATATAATTCTGCTTCGATAACTTTATTGCCAGCatacgaattaaaaaaaaatatgcatgtaAATCTCGCGTTCCCAATGTGGCTCACGTTCCATCGAAGAAAGCAAGACACAACCGTGCCCTGAAATAGCACTTCATAGTATCCTGTAACCGGTGGCCTCCGAGTCACACGACATTCTGTTCAAGGCTGAAATTTGGCGGGGAAGTGTCACTTGCAATGTCTCTTATGTCATTTCATTCTGGCAACCAAGATGTCTTGACATTTACTCGTGAACACTGCTCTTCGCTTGCCGTGGCGTATTCTGGCGCGTTCGAAATGTTGTACGCATTCAAAGTTTGTCTTCGCTAAGGATGAGCTCCTCACACGCATTTCGTACCACTTATCTGCAAATAGAAAATGTGCACTTACAAGTCGTACTTAGCAAGCAAGACATTGCCGGCGATTCTTTGCAGTCGTTTGCTAAAGCAATCCCGACCACGTGCGGCCATTGCAAACGGACAAGCGTGTCCCGCAGATAACACGGTTGCGAACGTTCCTGCCGAGTGTCGGACCACTGCATGCATGGGAcaaaaagagctgaaatttcagacCATGAGCCGTGCGCCGTTTTCCTCGAGGGTGGCCCGGTTTTCCGAGAATCAGTCCCACCCAAGAACGTGTTTACATCAGACGCACGGCCGACGAAGTCACCAATCACGCCGCCGGAGCATGGTAAATTGTCCAATGCAGAACGCGCAAATCCACGCGTGAAAGTTTGCCGAGCAGCCTAAGGGGAAGAGAAGAAAGGGAAGGTGGGGCTCGTGGCGTGAGTGGGACACGGTTCGGGCTTGGGTATGCGAACGCGAGTGCGAGACAGGAAGGAGGGGAATACGGGACCCAAAGGAATGTCGCTGGCAGACGCCCTTCGAGGTAAAAGAATAGGCCAGTATATTTTGGGAGAGAAATTCGCCTGTCGGCAGCATCGTGACGCGACGTTTCAATTTCTCCTATGTATTTTAATAATGGACTAGTTCGAAGGGTTCTTGCCGTAAAACGCTCCATAGAGGGTGCATGACATCTTCCACCGTAGCGCTAAAATTTTCGGGGGTGCCTGGTTAAAGGCAATTTAAGGTGCCTATAAAATTAGATGTATTCACGTGAAAGGCGGTTGCGCCTGCAAATCAACACTTGCAAGCATTTGAATTACGGGTTCGTTTTGGTGAAGAATGGACGCAACAATGTCAAGCCTTCTTTTCCTGCATTACATATACGTCGTAGACTTCTAAGCCTTAGATAAATCACTGGCAAGCTTCAGAGTACCCTTTAAAACTTAGTATAACATCCTTTCTACAGCTACTTGTGTTTTTTTTCACCGCAGGTTTCCATGCCGTGACGTCACAATGCAATGCGGTGGGAGGTCACGTGTGAGCAGTACTTAGCGATGTCATGGCCCTCACTCTGGATGTATCGTTCGTCGGCTGTGCTGCCGAATTGGGCCTCGCAAAGAGCATCAGCGTAGGAGTCATCGAGCGAGCGTaagcgaaaacaaagaaaataaagcgcTGTGTTGTATTCTTATTTTTGTGTTTCACCAGCTAAGCTGCAATTTTGAGCATTCTTTTTTAATGGGAAGGAATTGCATGGCTAATatggcagaaaatccggcgttctcggcgttggcgtgaccacacgatggtccaaaaaggCTAGGACCCCTCGAACATTAGCAGGAGTCAAGCCCGCGAACTTTGGTGTTAGGTAAGACGAAATCAATTAGgccacagttaattaagatagaggtaATTAAGGTACTTGAACCCAtgacatttggtgggagtcgtACCCACGATAACTGGCGtcaaggcgaagttaattaagacagttAAGATGAAGTTAGTTATGGCACAGTTAAGATAGAGTGTGTTAAGGCCCTCGAACCCATAGCCTGTAGTGGGAGTCGAACACAAGATAATTGGCGTTAATTAAGGCGAAATTTATTAGGGCACAGTTAAGATAGAGTAAAGGAACTCGaatcctcgacctttggtggtagtTAAACTCACGACCTTTGATGATAATTAAGGCATAGTTAGCTAAGGTAGAATTAATTAAGGCAATCGCTCTCGAtctttggtaggagtcgaacccacgaccttgcatTGTGCGCACTTTGTGGCGAAGACCGTTGCTTACGACGTCGCGGCGCTTCACCTGACGTGACCGCTTGAGCCACGTGACTCCACCAGTGGCACCACTGGATGTCGCCGTGTTTCTGCTGGCGTGGCCATAATGCTTTCtgattcatccacgtagggatacgTAAATGCCCTTTTGTCGCCAACCCAACGTTTGTCATGGAGAAATAACAGTTCATTTTATCGGTTTATTTATTAATAGAAATAGCCGAAAAATATTTTTAAGTGATGTTATGTTCTTAAACAGGCCTATCTTTTTCTAAGCAAAGATTAGGAAAGCGTCAATGCTtcttttgcttatttatttacatgtttgCTTTTTGCCTGCGCTCTAGAAAATTGGCGAAAAGCCTCAACTCTTTGTTTCCTTGCTCTAGCTGTCATTCGGACTCCTACGTAGAACGTATATAAAGCAAGCAGTACATTCCTAATGACACCTACAATTGAAATATTCATCACTGTGAAAACGAAAAGTAGAATATGTATATCAAGTTGAACAAATACTCCTTTCTTTTTCGATTTCTTCTACTCTCCTTCTGGTAggccttttcctcctcctctctcctgCTGAGTATACGCGAAGACTTCGACGCCGGCAAATCTCTCTACCTTTCACCAAAATATATTAATACCTGCCAACATTTTAGGGAAATACTTGATCTGGTTCTTCCTCTCCTAATTTATCCCTTCAACCGTTTACATTGCATTGTTTCAAGCACGCAGCGAAAGTGCGGACGGTACGGTAATACTTACACTTGCTACCATATATGGCCACCAAAAAGACACCACATTTGTTGTCCGGAGTTTGAAACAAAAGACGTTCGTATCCGTAAGGCTGACGACCTGTAAACAGAAGTCATCGTGGGACCCATTCTCGTATGCTACAAGGtatgagggttgcaatgtgggcttgttggtaatgcatcttcaagggaagtatggtagcgcgattcaaagacgggacaagagaagacacaaagggacacacacagcgctaacttccaacactgtttattgtcgaaaaccaggtcgtacttatacactcagaccacatgagtcacaggcacgtgaacagattaacaatcagagcgatacattttgtgatacGCTATGCCATGCGcaaaaaatttcagttctttttcagagagagccaatgatggtttgctgatacatgaatcccctagggcatcaatctgctcggcttctgttataagtctagtgagttcgcactcatttctaccggtaatgattgttgattcgaagagaggggagcacttatgttgcttacaatgaagggagagaaacccatctgatacaagtttgtcggctttatttttgtgttcgcgcagtccatcattaatgcatctgcctgactgtccgacgtaatacttcccgcacgataagggtatacgatatataattgaagtcttacattctctgaacttcttcctgtgcttaacttggcagctaggggcactttctttcttttctggtcttgatttcctgcacaggctgattagtttgttgggtgctgaaaaaaccacatcagtgttacctcggcgggcaattttctttaggttgtgcgacaaccggtggatataaggtatcactgttggtctttttttcCCTCCGTTACTATCTCTTTCCGCTCGTTCAGCAGtccctgattgctgcacttgccaAAGTATTCCCTCTGCAAGTTATGTCAGTACATGATTGGGATAGCCTGCTTCATGTAGCCGCATGGCTTGTTGTGTGAAGGTttcgtcagtgcaatgatggcatgatttagTTAGTGCGTTAGTGAAACACATTTTCGCAATTCCTCTTTTTACCAGTTTAGAATGGGCTGAATGATATGATAACAACGGTTTATTTGTCATGGGACTGTAACACCAGCAAGTTAGTTCATCACCGAAGGTAAATTTAATATCCAGAAATTTGATCTTTTGTTCTATAGGCACTTCGAACGTAACTTCTAGAGGACAAAGGCACTcgcgtataatattactaatagcTGAACACTCTGTGTCAAAGTTGTCTGGCTGAACATTCACAAACaccaaaaaatcatcaacaaatcgaaatattttaacaacttttGTATCATTGATGCGTGAGCGCCGGTCTCTGTCTAGCTTGGCTAAGTACAGGTTGCTTAAAACAGGCGCTAAGCAGGATCCTATACAGACCCCTTGTTTTTGAAGGTACGCAAtgtcatttctttgcacaaatgttGACTTCATGTACAAGTctaaaagttctaaaaaatattcaacggttgtGCCCGGCTTTGTACCAAATCTTACTGCCCCAAATTCATCTATACATGATTGAACACAACAATTCATTCTGTGGCAAAGAATAATACAGGTATTTAACATCTGCTGAGAAGGCCTTAAGTCCCGCGTTACAGTTGGCCTCTACAAAGGCTAACACTTCCTCGGAATTTTTCGTGTTGAACGGATCTTTAAATCTCGAGTAGGTTAAGCTTGTCTAATGTCAGGCAGTcaggcagatgcattaatgatagactgcgcgaacacaaaaataaagtcgacaaacttgtatcagatgggtttctctcccttcattgtaagcaacataagtgctcccctctcttcgaatcaacaatcattaccggtagaaacaagtgcgaacgcactagacttataatagaagccgagcagattgatgccctaggggattcatgtatcagcaaaccatcattggctctctctgaaaaagaactgaaatttttgcgcatggcatagcgtatcacaaaatgtatcgctctgattgttaatctgttcacgtgcctGTGACTCATGgggtctgagtgtataagtacgacctggttttcgacaataaacagtgttggaagttagcgctgtgtgtgtccctttgtgtcttctcttgtcccgtctttgaatcgcgctaccatactccccttgaagctACAAGGTATGCCTCCGTTTAGCGTTCTTCAACGTTTTGCCATCTTACGCTCAACTGCAGACACTCGCACTGGAGCAAGATAAGAAAAATGTGAAAAGTCTGTGGGTGTTCCTGCActattaataatttatttatttgttcattcaCTGAATTTAGCAGTCTGAGTCAGCCAGATAATTGGCATTGTAGCGCATTTTTGTTAGCTCTAACAAATTATTGCATCACAACATTTCAAAATCAGCATTCCGTGGAGTGCAGATACTTCAACAGATCTTTTATGACAACTTTCTGAGCACTTCATATATTTACCCTACTCTCACTTAGTTCCAATGCTTGTTTTGAGAACGGAATCAGCGACTTTGAGTTCCTCTCTTGGACAAAGAGTTCCATGAAACACCTCATCATGGAAATCTTGCACATTATGCATTGCGAAATGTGGAGCAATATTGAAGGCTATTCGAAAGACCTTTACCCTCGAAGTCACTTTCTGTCTGTGACGTCTGTTGCAATCTTAAATTTCATCTCTAGCTTGATGCCAAAATGCCTCTTGAACTGGCTACTTACTGTATATCATATATTTTTTATCCTTTATTCCTTACAACACAACCTTAGCCGATGTACCAAAACATTAGTACATTCTTCAGGATTTGGATTGCATTTTAAATATAATCCTTGAAAGAACCGCACATAACACAGACTTATGAAAGACGTGGTAGTAAAGGCACTGCCTTCACTATTTGCCCCATGAAAGACACTAAATTGAACTCATATTTTCGATCTGTATTCTACACCACGTCCTATATGTCATTAATGCACCATTCTTCCATTTACCAAACGTCTAATTAGGCTAACGACTACATCATCGATAACGGGAACTGCTTCGAGCCACGACACACAATCACGTAGGTGCTTTATTGATAACGGGATATTTTCTTGGCTAAGATTACATTCTGTGCAATTGCGTTACATTCCATTTTGATCAAAAAGTACAAAAATAATGCACTAGACAGGCCGTGTCACAAGTATTCTGATCGAAAACTTCATGAAAAATTTGGCCTAATACTTATGATTGTTAATGGAATCCCCTTCAAATCGGAGTGACAAAGTGTAGTCATCTAGCCTGCATGAGCTATTTACTTGTTACTGTGTCTATCGTGATCTACCATTCTTCCTATCACAGGTCTATCTCACAGAGCTATCTATGCCTGTAAAAATCCCATCCGCATTCCTCCcatgctttctcttttttttcaccaGTATTCTGATCATGTCTTGCTCATTTCGTGGGATGACCAATTAACGTTCCCACCAGCTTGGAGCGCCGACGATTACGACTCCATGAATACCTTCGGATTTCATTGCAACGTGCTGCGTCatctcgggttttttttttttttttcgtgcagcagCCACATTCCTCACCCTGCTGCAAATAGGTGCTAAAGtacgttttttttcttcacagaaGCGAGCTCATGCCCCAAAATCGAAGGCACtgtcctttgtgttatcgtaaCAACTCCAAAGCGAGTAGCTTTCTTTGATTATTTCGCGCGCTTGGGTGGCGGTCGGAGGTGGCTAGACTTTCAGCGGCGGTACAAAGGCGTCGTTTACAAGGAGCGTTCATCGCCGGTTATTATAGATGTTTGAGATAACGTGACGACGCGCGACAGATTTCGTACGTCTGAAGGTGGTGTAGAAGCAGCTGGAAAAGAAAGAGCACCTCTCGCTGCCCTCTGACATTGGGGCGATTGTGAGAGTGGGCTTTGACGTACCGCCACCTAGATGAAATTTTCCAGGCCAGTGTGCTAGCGAGGCTACGTCAGCATACGTCACACCAATGAGCCCTCCGTTAAAGAAAAGGGTCTGCACGGTTCCAGAGGACACATCTCCGCAGCGCGTTGCTCTAGTGCTTCTCCAGCGGATAGCGTCTACAAAATGCTATGCGACACGTACAAGTGTCTTGGGTTGTAGTGAAGCTTGACCAAGCGCCACTGGGCATCTGTACCTGAACTCCGTGTATATTGCATGACATGTAATTCTGATGTGTGTGGATGTGAGGTTGGCCAGGTTCCACATGCTAGGACACACCCTTTATGAATATTGTAGAGGCTTCTAGCCACAACAGGTTGTGCGTGATGGACAGCAGAGCAGTGGCGCTTGCTAACATTCCGAAAGTACAAATAGTACATATGTACaaatagccaagaaagtggaCAGAACAGCAGTGGCGCTAGTTAAAATTCCCAAAGTCAGATCTTGTACACATCTACAAATACCCAAGTAAGTGGACAGGAGAGCAGCGGCACTAGCTAACATTCCCAAAGTCATATCTGGTACACATGcggaaatacccaagaaagtggacaggAGAGCAGTCGCCACCGTAAAACAATTGCTAgggcattgcacgcgtaatgcgaaagaaGCGGGTTCAGGTTCCGTCGACGGCAATTTGTAAATTCGTCCGCTTTCAGTTCCCTTTATCGTATTATTCTACTTTTCAATGGATACCAAAGGTAAGGTCTCGAATGTTTTTCCTTGCTTCATCAAGTGTTCGCTATACATGGTCATGACTATCAAAATTCCGACAGAATGCCTCTCAAGATGAATGTCCACGTTAATGAAAGTTTTGTTCAAGCCA
The sequence above is a segment of the Dermacentor variabilis isolate Ectoservices chromosome 7, ASM5094787v1, whole genome shotgun sequence genome. Coding sequences within it:
- the LOC142586864 gene encoding uncharacterized protein LOC142586864 produces the protein MWTFLSSEKVTVDCKVEVMNSITDTSVSFQSSFLVKNFRANLTILGTFKMMDAEKKNNKFDAILLSNPGRQPYGYERLLFQTPDNKCGVFLVAIYGSKYKWYEMRVRSSSLAKTNFECVQHFERARIRHGKRRAVFTSKCQDILVARMK